The Vespula vulgaris chromosome 4, iyVesVulg1.1, whole genome shotgun sequence genome has a segment encoding these proteins:
- the LOC127063032 gene encoding F-box/LRR-repeat protein 14 — protein sequence MEESQLLMTELPALTPSRGTTLLHRPGHFYHLHQPHLAIPSAQSQTSQAILHNSSSAPHYNSGATSLPAYVQGISSRQLPHVPRNVASASTHISSLYPEILALIFSYLDVRDKGRAAQVCTAWRDAAYYRSVWRGVEARLHLRKQAPALFASLVRRGVKKVQVLSLRRGLSDVLKGVPNLEALNLSGCYNITDSGLTNAFCQEYPALTELNLSLCKQVTDASLGRIAQYLKNLEHLELGGCCNITNTGLLLIAWGLKRLRRLDLRSCWHVSDQGIAHLAGLNRETADGNLALEHLSLQDCQRLSDEALRHVSIGLTTLKSINLSFCVCITDSGVKHLARMSSLRELNLRSCDNISDIGMAYLAEGGSRISSLDVSFCDKIGDQALVHVSQGLFNLKSLSLSACQISDEGICKIAKTLHDLETLNIGQCSRLTDKGLHTIAESMKHLKCIDLYGCTRITTNGLERIMKLPQLSTLNLGLWHVR from the coding sequence ATGGAGGAAAGTCAGCTGTTGATGACGGAACTTCCGGCATTAACGCCGAGCCGCGGCACGACGCTGTTGCATCGGCCCGGTCACTTTTACCATTTGCATCAGCCGCACTTGGCGATACCCAGTGCACAGAGCCAAACGAGCCAGGCGATACTTCATAACTCGTCGAGCGCCCCGCATTACAATAGCGGGGCGACCAGTTTGCCGGCCTACGTCCAAGGCATCTCCTCGAGACAGCTGCCGCACGTACCGCGTAACGTCGCCTCGGCCAGCACCCATATATCCTCCCTCTATCCGGAGATATTGGCGTTGATCTTCAGTTACTTGGATGTTAGGGACAAGGGTAGGGCGGCACAGGTGTGCACCGCGTGGAGAGACGCCGCTTATTACCGATCGGTCTGGCGAGGGGTCGAGGCTAGGCTACACCTGAGGAAGCAGGCACCGGCGTTGTTCGCCAGCCTGGTCAGAAGAGGAGTCAAAAAGGTACAAGTGTTGTCCCTGAGGAGAGGCCTCAGCGACGTGTTGAAGGGCGTACCTAATCTCGAGGCGCTGAACCTATCCGGTTGCTACAACATCACCGATTCCGGCTTGACCAACGCCTTCTGCCAGGAGTATCCGGCATTGACCGAGCTCAATCTTTCCCTCTGCAAGCAGGTGACCGACGCCTCCCTCGGCAGGATAGCCCAATACCTTAAGAATCTCGAGCACTTGGAGTTGGGCGGTTGTTGCAACATCACCAATACCGGCCTGCTCCTTATCGCGTGGGGTCTTAAGAGACTGAGAAGGCTCGATCTGCGAAGCTGCTGGCACGTTTCCGACCAAGGTATCGCCCATTTGGCCGGACTCAACAGGGAAACGGCCGACGGGAACCTAGCGCTGGAACACCTGAGTCTCCAGGATTGTCAGAGGCTCAGCGACGAGGCGCTCAGGCACGTATCGATCGGCTTGACCACTCTCAAGTCGATAAATCTTTCGTTCTGCGTGTGCATCACCGATTCCGGAGTGAAGCATCTAGCGAGGATGTCCAGCCTGCGCGAGCTCAACCTTAGATCCTGCGACAACATATCCGACATCGGTATGGCCTACCTCGCCGAAGGTGGAAGCAGGATATCGTCCTTGGACGTGTCGTTCTGCGACAAGATCGGCGACCAAGCCCTCGTACACGTTTCCCAGGGTCTCTTCAATCTAAAATCCCTATCGTTATCCGCTTGTCAGATTAGCGACGAGGGTATATGCAAGATCGCGAAGACTCTGCACGACCTAGAGACTTTGAATATCGGTCAGTGTAGTAGGTTGACGGACAAGGGACTTCATACCATCGCCGAGAGCATGAAGCACCTCAAGTGCATCGATCTCTACGGATGCACGAGGATAACGACCAATGGCCTGGAGAGGATTATGAAACTACCGCAGCTGAGTACCTTGAATCTTGGTCTCTGGCACGTGCGGTGA